Below is a genomic region from Pseudazoarcus pumilus.
GACCCCATCCATGCACATGTCATCCGCCATGCCGCCTCCCGGGAGCGAGCCGAGAGCGCAGCCTCAGACCGGCTTCCCGGCCTTCTTCGACGCCTCGATGTTGCGCGTGATGTGCCATTGCTGCGCAATCGACAGGATGTTGTTGACCACCCAGTACAGCACCAGACCCGACGGGAACCACAGGAACATGATGGTGAACACGAAGGGCAGCGCCATCATCACCTTGGCCTGGATCGGGTCCGGCGGGGCAGGATTGAGGCGCATCTGCACGAACATGCTCAGACCCATCAGCACCGGGAGGACGAAGTACGGATCCTTCGCCGATAGATCGGTGATCCAGCCCAGCCAGGGCGCATGACGCATCTCCACACTGCCCAGCAGGACCCAGTAGAGCGCAATGAAGACGGGAATCTGCACCAGGATCGGCAGGCAGCCACCAAGAGGATTGATCTTCTCGGTACGGTACATCTGCATGACTTCCTGCTGCATGCGCGGCTTGTCGTGTCCGTACAGTTCCTTGATGCGCTGCATGCGCGGTCCGAGCACCCGCATCTTCGCCATCGACTTGTAGCTGGCCGCTGACAGCGGGAAGAACACCGCCTTGATCAGGATGGTGACCAGGATGATGGACCAGCCCCAGTTGCCGGTCAGATCATGGAACCACGACAACACCCAGAACAGCGGCGCCGCGATCATCGTCAGCCACCCATAATCGACCACCAGGCCCAGTCCCTCGGCGATCGCATCGAGATGGTCCTGCTCCTGCGGTCCGGCATACAGGCGCGTGGACACGATCGCCGTCTCGCCGGGGGGAATCGACGCCACCGGAACGATCACGCCGGCCGCGTACATGTTGTCGTTGATCTTGCGAGCGAAGTTCTCGCGCTGCACACCTGTCTCGGGCAGCCAGGCCGCAACGAAATAGTGCTGCACCATCGCAAGCCAGCCGTTGTTCGCACGCGGCACGAACTTGGCGTCGCCCTCATCGATGTCGACGAACTCGATCTTCTGGAATTTCTCTTCCTCGGTATAGACCGCGGGGCCGGTGAAGGTGGATACGCCGAACACCTCCACTGCTTCAGCCGGTTGGCCATCGCGCGAGAACTGGAAATAGGCGTGCGTCGAAAGCGGCGCCTGACTGCGGTTCTCGAGCTCGTAGCCGACCTCCACGACATAACTGCCGCGACGGAAGGTCATCACCTTGGTCACCGCCAGATCGCCCTCGACCTCGGCCGGCAGCCGCAGCACGAGTTCGTCCTGACCCGCTTCGAGAGAAACCTGCTCGGCCGGCAGCCGGTGCACCGCATGGTGGCTCGGCATGCCTTCGCCAATCAGCCCGCTCTGCGCGAAATAACGGTGCGTGACGCCGTCGTCGAAAAGCACGAAGGGCTGGTCGCGATCATTGGTCGCATCGTGATGCAGGAGCCGGAGCTTGACGATCTGGCCGCCGCGCGCCGAGATCTCGGCCTCCACCATGTCGGTACGCACCGTCATGCGCGCGGCGTCTGGCGCCTCCGGCGCGGTCTCGCTCGCCTGCGGCAGCTCGTCGGCACCCGAGGCGTCCGACAGCGCGGCGCTCGGCGTGGGCACGGAGCCGTCCG
It encodes:
- the yidC gene encoding membrane protein insertase YidC, with the protein product MDHRRLIALLILSFSIVMLWDAWVSEQQAQQPASAPTAAVQSGVPSASSDGSVPTPSAALSDASGADELPQASETAPEAPDAARMTVRTDMVEAEISARGGQIVKLRLLHHDATNDRDQPFVLFDDGVTHRYFAQSGLIGEGMPSHHAVHRLPAEQVSLEAGQDELVLRLPAEVEGDLAVTKVMTFRRGSYVVEVGYELENRSQAPLSTHAYFQFSRDGQPAEAVEVFGVSTFTGPAVYTEEEKFQKIEFVDIDEGDAKFVPRANNGWLAMVQHYFVAAWLPETGVQRENFARKINDNMYAAGVIVPVASIPPGETAIVSTRLYAGPQEQDHLDAIAEGLGLVVDYGWLTMIAAPLFWVLSWFHDLTGNWGWSIILVTILIKAVFFPLSAASYKSMAKMRVLGPRMQRIKELYGHDKPRMQQEVMQMYRTEKINPLGGCLPILVQIPVFIALYWVLLGSVEMRHAPWLGWITDLSAKDPYFVLPVLMGLSMFVQMRLNPAPPDPIQAKVMMALPFVFTIMFLWFPSGLVLYWVVNNILSIAQQWHITRNIEASKKAGKPV